From the genome of Nakamurella flavida, one region includes:
- a CDS encoding DUF2530 domain-containing protein: MSTADPHPSPDRADDPMAVAPPAPPELPPVRADLAHIVIPATVVWFVAFVVLLFFLDDLRAHQAMIWLWTCLAGGLLGLVGLAVYGWQRRAARQGRRSANAMALQERW; encoded by the coding sequence GTGTCCACGGCCGACCCGCACCCCTCGCCCGACCGGGCCGACGACCCGATGGCGGTCGCACCCCCCGCACCGCCGGAGTTGCCGCCCGTCCGGGCCGATCTGGCCCACATCGTCATCCCGGCGACCGTCGTCTGGTTCGTGGCGTTCGTGGTGCTGCTGTTCTTCCTCGACGACCTGCGGGCCCACCAGGCGATGATCTGGCTGTGGACCTGCCTGGCCGGCGGACTGCTGGGCCTGGTCGGACTCGCCGTCTACGGCTGGCAACGACGCGCCGCCCGGCAGGGGCGCCGGTCGGCCAACGCGATGGCCCTTCAGGAACGCTGGTAG
- a CDS encoding ABC transporter ATP-binding protein encodes MSTDQRTGQGLSADTAPAVDLPVPDQEWRGVAAEDVEEQDLTAASGAKLQARSRRLLGRLVSPHRGRLTWTLLLGVLGELTYLAGPLIIAYGLDSAVPALTDGDSRPLLGATAAYLLAGVLNALFRAMFVRSAALLSQAVLLDLRADVFAHGQRLSVSFHESYTSGKVIARMTSDLDTLADLADEGLDGLVTGLLSVVTISVTLLVLDLSLGAVALLAFIPIVLVTRWFQARSRSVYRRTRSAIATLIVHFTETLNGLRAVVSFRREKRGRTIFGNLNQRNADANIESMMLLAAYIPSVRLAGNLSLVATMVLGSFQVIDGNLEVGVLVAFLLYVRRMYDPLDQMAMFYNGYQSAVAALEKISGLLEEAPAVPEPVDPERLSGAAGAVDFRDAAFSYKPGVPVLAPFDLHIPAGQTVAVVGATGAGKSTLAKLMARFYDPTQGRVLLDGHDVSRLADDDLRRAVTLVTQESFLFSGSVADNIALGRPDATRVEIEAAADEIGAGEFIRALPEGFDTDVRKRGGRLSAGQRQLVAFARAFLADPAVLILDEATASLDIPSEQAVQRALHNVLHGRTAMIIAHRLSTVQIADRVLVMKDGRIVQDGAPADLIAGDGAYADLHEAWRASLV; translated from the coding sequence ATGAGCACCGACCAGCGCACCGGGCAGGGCCTGTCCGCCGACACCGCCCCGGCGGTCGACCTCCCCGTCCCCGATCAGGAGTGGCGCGGTGTCGCCGCCGAGGACGTCGAGGAGCAGGACCTGACCGCGGCCTCCGGCGCGAAGCTGCAGGCCCGGTCGCGCCGGTTGCTCGGCCGCCTGGTGTCGCCGCACCGCGGCCGGTTGACCTGGACACTGCTGCTGGGGGTGCTGGGCGAGCTGACCTACCTGGCCGGGCCGTTGATCATCGCCTACGGGCTGGACAGCGCGGTGCCCGCGTTGACCGACGGGGACAGCCGCCCGCTGCTCGGGGCCACGGCGGCCTACCTGCTGGCCGGGGTGCTGAACGCCCTGTTCCGCGCCATGTTCGTGCGCTCGGCCGCCCTGCTGTCCCAGGCCGTGCTGCTGGATCTGCGGGCCGACGTGTTCGCGCACGGGCAGCGGCTGAGCGTCTCCTTCCACGAGTCGTACACCTCCGGGAAGGTCATCGCCCGGATGACCAGCGACCTGGACACGCTGGCCGATCTGGCCGACGAGGGCCTGGACGGGCTGGTCACCGGCCTGCTGTCGGTGGTGACCATCAGCGTCACGCTGCTCGTGCTGGACCTGTCGCTCGGCGCGGTCGCCCTGCTCGCGTTCATCCCGATCGTGCTGGTCACCCGGTGGTTCCAGGCGCGGTCGCGGTCGGTCTACCGACGGACCCGCTCGGCCATCGCCACCCTGATCGTCCACTTCACCGAGACGCTGAACGGACTGCGGGCGGTCGTGTCGTTCCGTCGGGAGAAGCGCGGCCGGACGATCTTCGGCAATCTCAACCAACGCAACGCCGACGCCAACATCGAGTCGATGATGCTGCTGGCCGCCTACATCCCGTCCGTGCGGCTGGCCGGCAACCTCAGCCTGGTGGCCACGATGGTGCTGGGGTCGTTCCAGGTCATCGACGGCAACCTCGAGGTCGGCGTGCTGGTGGCCTTCCTGCTGTACGTCCGCCGGATGTACGACCCGCTGGATCAGATGGCGATGTTCTACAACGGGTACCAGTCGGCGGTGGCGGCGCTGGAGAAGATCTCCGGTCTCCTGGAGGAGGCACCGGCGGTGCCGGAGCCGGTGGACCCGGAGCGGCTGTCCGGCGCGGCGGGGGCCGTCGACTTCCGGGACGCCGCGTTCTCCTACAAGCCCGGGGTGCCCGTGCTCGCCCCGTTCGACCTGCACATCCCGGCCGGGCAGACGGTCGCGGTGGTCGGTGCGACGGGCGCCGGCAAGTCCACCCTGGCCAAGCTGATGGCCCGCTTCTACGACCCCACCCAGGGGCGGGTGCTGCTGGACGGGCACGACGTGTCCCGGCTGGCCGACGACGACCTGCGCCGGGCCGTCACCCTCGTCACCCAGGAATCGTTCCTGTTCTCCGGGTCGGTGGCCGACAACATCGCCCTGGGCCGGCCGGACGCCACCCGCGTCGAGATCGAGGCCGCGGCCGACGAGATCGGCGCCGGGGAGTTCATCCGCGCCCTGCCGGAGGGCTTCGACACCGACGTCCGCAAACGGGGTGGCCGGCTCTCCGCCGGGCAGCGGCAGCTGGTCGCGTTCGCCCGGGCGTTCCTGGCCGATCCCGCGGTGCTGATCCTGGACGAGGCCACCGCCTCGCTGGACATCCCGTCCGAGCAGGCCGTCCAGCGGGCCCTGCACAACGTGCTGCACGGGCGGACGGCGATGATCATCGCCCACCGGTTGTCCACCGTGCAGATCGCCGACCGGGTGCTGGTGATGAAGGACGGGCGCATCGTCCAGGACGGCGCCCCGGCCGATCTCATCGCCGGGGACGGCGCCTACGCCGATCTGCACGAGGCCTGGCGGGCGTCGCTGGTCTGA
- a CDS encoding MarR family winged helix-turn-helix transcriptional regulator → MPDVAPLASELRLAVHRLTRRLRQEDPVDELTLTQLSALSVIWREGPLTAGDLAAREQVRPPSITRVVTALEARGVVTRAGNPKDGRQVLVEITDAGRQQMEVYIRARELWLAQKLATLGVRDRDLLRRAAVLLTSLASD, encoded by the coding sequence GTGCCCGATGTCGCCCCCCTCGCCAGCGAACTCCGCCTCGCCGTCCACCGGCTGACCCGGCGGCTCCGTCAGGAGGACCCGGTCGACGAACTGACCCTCACCCAGCTCTCCGCGCTGTCGGTCATCTGGCGCGAGGGCCCGCTGACCGCCGGCGACCTGGCCGCTCGCGAGCAGGTGCGCCCGCCGTCCATCACCCGGGTGGTCACCGCCCTGGAGGCGCGCGGCGTGGTCACCCGTGCCGGCAACCCGAAGGACGGGCGTCAGGTGCTCGTGGAGATCACCGACGCCGGTCGACAGCAGATGGAGGTCTACATCCGGGCGCGTGAGCTGTGGTTGGCCCAGAAGCTGGCCACCCTCGGGGTGCGGGACCGCGACCTGCTGCGCCGCGCCGCCGTCCTGCTGACCTCACTCGCCTCCGACTGA
- a CDS encoding fatty acid desaturase family protein, with the protein MTAAPVETTAPRPRARVQTDYAQLLKQVQADGLMSRRRVYYSIRMIVLLSVLAGVIVAAVFVGDSWWQLAVAAALGVVLTQVVFLSHDAAHRQIFRTGGANEAAGFLMGTGISGISLAWWNNKHSKHHGAPNQIGKDPDITPSVVSFYPLENPPRLAVLRFLHERQGWWFYPLLVVEALNLHLSSFWALLTRPELKRRALEISVMTVRLAGYPALLFVFLPAGKAAAFLGLQLAVTGLYLGASFAVSHIGKPVLDPTARVDFFRRQVLMSRNVAGRKMMTLAMGGLNYQIEHHLFPSMPRPNLRRAQLIVRSYCETHAVEYEERRLPEAWAIVIRYLNKVGIASRDPYTCPTMAALR; encoded by the coding sequence GTGACCGCCGCACCTGTGGAGACCACCGCCCCGCGCCCCCGCGCCCGGGTCCAGACCGATTACGCGCAGCTGCTCAAGCAGGTGCAGGCCGACGGATTGATGTCCCGCCGCCGCGTGTACTACTCGATCCGCATGATCGTGCTGCTGTCCGTCCTGGCCGGGGTGATCGTGGCCGCCGTGTTCGTCGGCGACTCCTGGTGGCAGCTCGCCGTCGCGGCCGCGCTGGGTGTGGTGCTGACCCAGGTGGTCTTCCTCAGCCACGACGCCGCCCACCGGCAGATCTTCCGCACCGGCGGCGCCAACGAGGCGGCCGGCTTTCTCATGGGGACCGGCATCAGCGGCATCAGCCTGGCCTGGTGGAACAACAAGCACTCCAAGCACCACGGGGCGCCCAACCAGATCGGCAAGGACCCGGACATCACCCCGTCCGTCGTCAGCTTCTACCCGCTGGAGAACCCGCCGCGGCTGGCCGTGCTGCGCTTCCTGCACGAGCGTCAGGGCTGGTGGTTCTACCCGCTGCTGGTCGTCGAGGCGCTCAACCTGCACCTGTCCAGCTTCTGGGCCCTGCTGACCCGGCCCGAGCTCAAGCGGCGGGCCCTGGAGATCTCGGTGATGACGGTGCGGCTGGCCGGCTACCCGGCCCTGCTCTTCGTCTTCCTGCCCGCGGGCAAGGCCGCGGCCTTCCTCGGCCTGCAGCTCGCGGTCACCGGTCTGTACCTGGGTGCCTCGTTCGCGGTGAGCCACATCGGCAAGCCGGTGCTGGACCCCACGGCCCGGGTCGACTTCTTCCGCCGGCAAGTGCTGATGAGTCGGAACGTCGCCGGCCGGAAGATGATGACGCTGGCCATGGGCGGGCTCAACTACCAGATCGAGCACCACCTCTTCCCGTCGATGCCCCGTCCCAACCTGCGGCGTGCCCAGCTGATCGTGCGCAGCTACTGCGAGACCCACGCCGTCGAGTACGAGGAGCGTCGTCTGCCCGAGGCCTGGGCCATCGTCATCCGGTACCTGAACAAGGTCGGCATCGCCTCCCGCGATCCCTACACCTGCCCGACCATGGCCGCCCTGCGCTGA
- a CDS encoding TrmH family RNA methyltransferase: MSAHSGPVLVTDPDDPSLDDFRDLKRADRRPDRPGGRGLVLAEGTVVVRRLLASAYPVRALIGVQRRYDELAADLADVDVPFFVVTPELMAEVVGFHLNRGVIAAADRIAFPPAAELLARSRTVAVLEGVGDHENLGALFRSAAALGVGAVLLAADCADPLYRRSVRVSMGTVLGVPFAPLPGWVDGGVELLHDHGFRIVAMTPRADAVPMRRADLGGRIAVLVGSEGPGLSAAALAAADVPVRIPMAPGVDSLNVATAAAIAFAALDTGLDDTGVDGPGSPVGPDGAGASPGGGGRPGTLTP; this comes from the coding sequence ATGTCTGCGCATTCCGGCCCGGTGCTGGTCACCGATCCCGACGACCCGTCGCTGGACGACTTCCGCGACCTGAAGCGGGCCGACCGGCGGCCGGACCGGCCCGGCGGCCGGGGTCTGGTGCTCGCCGAGGGAACCGTCGTGGTGCGGCGGTTGCTGGCGTCGGCGTACCCCGTGCGGGCCCTCATCGGGGTGCAGCGCCGGTACGACGAACTGGCCGCCGACCTGGCCGATGTCGACGTCCCGTTCTTCGTGGTCACCCCCGAACTGATGGCCGAGGTCGTCGGGTTCCACCTGAACCGCGGGGTGATCGCGGCGGCCGACCGGATCGCCTTCCCGCCCGCCGCGGAGCTGCTCGCCCGCTCCCGGACGGTCGCCGTCCTCGAGGGGGTGGGTGACCACGAGAATCTCGGCGCGCTGTTCCGCAGTGCCGCCGCCCTCGGTGTCGGCGCGGTGCTGCTCGCCGCGGACTGCGCCGATCCGCTCTACCGCCGCAGTGTGCGGGTGTCCATGGGCACCGTCCTCGGCGTGCCGTTCGCCCCCCTTCCGGGATGGGTCGACGGCGGGGTCGAGCTCCTGCACGACCACGGCTTCCGGATCGTGGCGATGACCCCGCGGGCGGACGCGGTGCCGATGCGGCGGGCGGATCTCGGCGGGCGCATCGCGGTGCTGGTCGGGTCGGAGGGCCCGGGGCTGTCCGCGGCCGCCCTGGCCGCGGCCGACGTACCGGTCCGCATCCCCATGGCGCCCGGGGTGGACTCGCTGAACGTGGCCACCGCGGCGGCCATCGCCTTCGCCGCCCTGGACACCGGTCTGGACGACACCGGGGTCGACGGTCCCGGGTCGCCGGTCGGGCCGGACGGGGCCGGGGCCTCACCGGGGGGCGGCGGCCGACCCGGCACACTGACCCCATGA
- a CDS encoding TetR/AcrR family transcriptional regulator C-terminal domain-containing protein: MTVPSHARASRPGSRRPARVAHPEPHDAEHRADAEYESDAERDGGHGPVPVDAPLTRDRVLATALAMIDQDGVDALSMRRLGQALHRDPMRLYRHAESKAALLDAVTELVLSEFVIPEVVDGDWAGSLRRAAESYRRVALTHPRMVPLMVTRPLSTPLGLRPLGTLRSLEQLLGLFLGAGFDGRGALYAYRFFVGFLTGHVLHEVQELVADPDETDALLQLGLYLLPKDQFPHMRLLAPVLAAYDGAAELQEGLDVVIGGLRARLDPASPPGARPAPPAAPPAVPPRSAPTPPAPLRSERGPA, from the coding sequence ATGACCGTTCCGTCCCACGCGCGGGCGTCGCGCCCCGGATCCCGCCGGCCCGCCCGCGTCGCGCATCCCGAGCCGCACGACGCCGAGCACCGTGCCGATGCCGAGTACGAATCCGATGCCGAACGCGACGGCGGGCACGGTCCGGTACCCGTCGACGCCCCGCTGACCCGCGATCGGGTCCTCGCGACGGCGCTGGCCATGATCGACCAGGACGGCGTCGACGCGCTGTCCATGCGTCGGCTCGGACAGGCCCTGCACCGCGACCCGATGCGCCTGTACCGCCACGCGGAGAGCAAGGCCGCCCTGCTCGACGCGGTCACCGAACTGGTGCTTTCCGAATTCGTGATCCCCGAGGTCGTCGACGGCGACTGGGCGGGCTCGCTGCGCCGGGCTGCGGAGAGCTACCGCCGGGTCGCGCTGACCCATCCGCGGATGGTCCCGCTCATGGTGACCCGGCCGCTGTCCACCCCGCTCGGTCTGCGACCGCTCGGGACGTTGCGGTCCCTGGAGCAGCTGCTCGGCCTGTTCCTCGGCGCCGGCTTCGACGGTCGCGGCGCCCTGTACGCCTACCGCTTCTTCGTCGGTTTCCTCACCGGCCACGTCCTGCACGAGGTGCAGGAGCTCGTCGCGGACCCGGACGAGACCGACGCCCTGCTCCAACTCGGCCTGTACCTCCTGCCCAAGGACCAGTTCCCCCACATGCGTCTGCTGGCGCCGGTGCTGGCCGCGTACGACGGGGCGGCCGAGCTGCAGGAGGGTCTGGACGTCGTCATCGGCGGTCTCCGCGCCCGGCTCGACCCGGCCTCTCCGCCGGGAGCTCGTCCCGCCCCGCCTGCTGCACCGCCCGCTGTACCGCCCCGGTCGGCTCCGACCCCTCCGGCACCACTCCGATCGGAACGAGGACCAGCGTGA
- a CDS encoding DUF2537 domain-containing protein yields MSRPVDPPVEPATAADPSGGVVVDGRAAEDAERPVDPAQDAADHQDAADHQDAADRQDAVGEGAGPGEAAWDEAEATRDWRWIEEWRAGREDTPWAYGLGLAAFAALVAMVGVIALTDSLAAQLWLAVIINVVVAAGIAPALWLCRGLPVLRWVAGGVAVGLVLGWIGALAVVVPA; encoded by the coding sequence ATGAGCCGCCCCGTGGATCCGCCGGTCGAGCCCGCCACCGCCGCCGACCCGTCCGGTGGTGTGGTCGTCGACGGACGTGCTGCCGAGGATGCGGAGCGCCCCGTCGACCCGGCCCAGGACGCCGCCGACCATCAGGACGCCGCCGACCATCAGGACGCCGCCGACCGTCAGGACGCTGTCGGCGAGGGCGCCGGGCCCGGAGAGGCGGCATGGGACGAGGCGGAGGCCACCCGCGACTGGCGGTGGATCGAGGAGTGGCGTGCGGGTCGGGAGGACACCCCCTGGGCCTACGGTCTCGGTCTGGCCGCGTTCGCCGCCCTGGTCGCGATGGTCGGGGTCATCGCGCTGACCGACAGCCTCGCCGCCCAGCTGTGGCTGGCCGTGATCATCAACGTGGTCGTGGCCGCCGGCATCGCCCCCGCCCTCTGGCTGTGCCGCGGGCTGCCCGTGCTGCGCTGGGTCGCCGGCGGGGTCGCGGTCGGCCTGGTGCTCGGCTGGATCGGTGCGCTGGCCGTGGTGGTCCCGGCCTGA